ATGAAGTGGTCTATAAAAAAAACAATTATTATCAGTGGTTTAGGATTGGCATTGTTGCTACTTGCCGCAACGAGTACAGCTTCGTATTGGAGCATGACTCGACTGATCGAAAGCCATGCATTGATACAGCGCACCAATCAAGTTGTGCAGAATCTTGAGGAAATCCTTCCCACGATAAAAGATATTCAAGCAAAAGAACGTAACTACATCCGAACCGGCAACGAAACTTGGCTGAACGCCGATCTTGCTGCTAGCCCGGAAATTGGTTCAAAAATCCAAAAGCTCCGAAAGTTAACTGGCGATCGCTTTACCCAACAGACAAAGTTGAATGTGCTTGAGTCTTTAGTAACGAAAGAAGTCGCGAAGGAACTCCCTGTACTCAAAAAATCGGTTTCCCTGCCGCAGGAAAACGATAAAGATGGGGCGGTTCAGATTGCTCAAACGGAGGAAGAACAGAAGCGTCAGGGTGAAATTCGCCAGTTAATCCAGCAGATGCAGAAAGACGAGCAAGCATTTTTACAGCAGCGATCGCTAGCAGTCTCAACCAGCGCCCAAAATATAATTCTGATGCATTATCTTGGCACTAGCTCGATCTTTTTGCTTTTATGCTGGGTCTACTTGCTTCTTTATAGCGAAAATATCAAGCGTCAACGCGCAGAGGAAGCACTCAGAAAGGTTAATGAACAACTAGAAATCAGAGTTCAGGAACGAACCGCAGAAATCGTTAGTACGAATGAATTGCTGCTGGCTGAAATTATCGAGCGCAAGCGAGCCGAAGAAGCCTTACATCTGACCCAATTTTGTGTCGATCGGGCAGTATATGCGATCGCTTGGATAAATCTGGAGGGGCGTTTTATCTATGTAAACGACGCCCTTTGTCATTCCATCGGTTATTCACGGGAAGAATTACTCTCGATGAACCTACCGGACATAAATCCGGACATTCTCTCAGCAGTCTATCCAGAGATTTGGCAAGCAATCAAGCAAGGCGGCTCTCTCTCTCTGGAGTCTCATCATCGTTGCAAAGATGGCAGGATATTCCCTGTTGAGGTGACATGCAATTACTTGCAGTTTAAGGGCAAGAAGTATGTTAGTTTTTTTGCTCGCGATATTAGCGATCGCCTGCGGCACGCTACGCTACGCCAACAAGCAGAATTCGCTCTTCGAGAGAGCGAACAACGGCTCCAGGCAATTCTAGATAACTCCCCAGCAATTATCTACCTTAAAGACAATTCTTGCCGTCACATTTTGGTCAATCGCCAGTTTGAAAATTCATTACACGTCACTGCACAGGAAGTTATAGGCAAAAACGATTACGATATATTTCCCAAGGAAATCGCCGATAGGTTGGTATCAAACGACAAAATAGTCCTTGAGTCTGGACGTTCTTTTGAGTTTGAAGAACTTATTCCTTGCCCCGACGGCATCCGCACTTACTTATCCCTGAAGTTTCTCATTTATAACGCCGAAGGAATTCCCTATGCAATTGGCGGTATCTCCACCGATATTAGCGATCGCAAAGCTGCTGAAGAAGCACTGAGAGTCAGTGAGGAACGCTTTCGGATTGCGCTCAAAAATTCACCTATCATTGTCTTCAATCAAGACACCAATTTACGCTACACCTGGATAAATCATCCTACCTCAAGATTCGTACTCGGAAAATTAGAATCAGAAGTCTTTACACCTGAAGATGCTCAACAGATGGTAGCAATTAAGCGCCCAGTGCTGGAAACCGGCATTGGAACGCGCACACAGATGTGTATTACCCTTAACGGAGGAGTTCGCCACTACGATTTAACCGTAGAGCCGTTGCGTAATCCGGCAGGGGAAATCGTTGGCATTACCGGCTCAGCGATGGATATTACCGATGTCCGTATTCGGGAAGAACAACTGCGAGCAATCTTTGAGGGCGCACTCGAAGCAATATTAATTACAGATAACGAGGGCGCTTATGTAGAGGGAAATCCCGCCGCCTGCCAACTGTTAGGAATGCAAGTTTCAGAACTCCTGGGAAAGCGGATTGCAGACTTTGTGGAGCCTTGTTTCGATTTTGAACAGGCGTGG
This genomic stretch from Coleofasciculus sp. FACHB-1120 harbors:
- a CDS encoding PAS domain S-box protein — translated: MKWSIKKTIIISGLGLALLLLAATSTASYWSMTRLIESHALIQRTNQVVQNLEEILPTIKDIQAKERNYIRTGNETWLNADLAASPEIGSKIQKLRKLTGDRFTQQTKLNVLESLVTKEVAKELPVLKKSVSLPQENDKDGAVQIAQTEEEQKRQGEIRQLIQQMQKDEQAFLQQRSLAVSTSAQNIILMHYLGTSSIFLLLCWVYLLLYSENIKRQRAEEALRKVNEQLEIRVQERTAEIVSTNELLLAEIIERKRAEEALHLTQFCVDRAVYAIAWINLEGRFIYVNDALCHSIGYSREELLSMNLPDINPDILSAVYPEIWQAIKQGGSLSLESHHRCKDGRIFPVEVTCNYLQFKGKKYVSFFARDISDRLRHATLRQQAEFALRESEQRLQAILDNSPAIIYLKDNSCRHILVNRQFENSLHVTAQEVIGKNDYDIFPKEIADRLVSNDKIVLESGRSFEFEELIPCPDGIRTYLSLKFLIYNAEGIPYAIGGISTDISDRKAAEEALRVSEERFRIALKNSPIIVFNQDTNLRYTWINHPTSRFVLGKLESEVFTPEDAQQMVAIKRPVLETGIGTRTQMCITLNGGVRHYDLTVEPLRNPAGEIVGITGSAMDITDVRIREEQLRAIFEGALEAILITDNEGAYVEGNPAACQLLGMQVSELLGKRIADFVEPCFDFEQAWHNFQKQGLATGELRLLHPDGNVREVEYAARANFLPGRNLSVLRDITMRKQAEAALRESEARFRMMADSAPVMIWMSNPDALYTFFNQTWLNFTGRNLEQELGNGWLEGVHFEDIQHCLDSYLSAFNSRISFCMEYRLRRADGEYGWILDKGVPRFTPEGDFAGYIGTCLDITERKANEEALRESQRFIQKIADTTPNWLYIYDIIQDCNVYANRRTEDFFQCTQAEIQAIGSRILSDFLHPEDLAKAEEFNKEFAATKEGQVIEKEYRMKNATDEWRWFRISEVVFTRTADGRPEQILGTAVDITELKRAEEIHLALEREKELSQLKQRFFSMVSHEFRTPISTILLSVQSLENSFERWSKEKVLKNIFRIQASAKHMVQLLEDILIINRAEAGKLEFNPSSIDIRKLCYYLTEEMRLIAGSKNSIIFVSQGDSPELATKSAIDEKLLRSIITNLLSNAIRYSPQGSHIHFSLVCDRQEAILQISDKGIGILPEDQPHLFEPFYRGENVGNIAGSGLGLTVTKKCVDLHGGTIAVKSEVGVGTTCTVTLPLHNPLHNLERTASLHPD